The DNA sequence GGGAATCTAAACTGAAGGTTATTCCAAAAGTAAGGTCTCTAATTTATACCCAGATCGGACAGTATTTTCCGCAAAGCACAACAACCGAGCCTGGGATCTCCAGGTTGGAAGCGGAACCAGAGCAATATTTTACAGAAAGTTCTGATTAGAGTTCCCCAAAAAATTGCAATGGGCAAATTTCCCCTCTCCAACCCATCAGCCAATATCTGGGGTGGCAGATGTCAAAATAGAACAAGTCACTCTATAACCCCCAAGATGCAAACCTGTGATTGAGGTAGAAGTCCACCAGCAACTCCGCGCCTTCCTGCGTTCCTCTGGCGAACCCTCCTGGCCCCATCAACTGACGATGGCGCGGTTAGTGGCTCGTGCTTTGCGCTTGGGAAGAAGTGCCTTAATTCAAACGGGGATATTTGGCGAATATCAAGGACGACATCGCCTTAGCTACCTAGTTCCCGTGCTGATGTGGCCCGAACCCGTCATTCTCGTCGCGCCGCCAAGCGTTCAGCAACGCCTGTTGATGGTGGAAATTCCCCGACTGCAACAATGGATCGATACGCCAAAAGCAATTCAAACGGGCGATCGCTGGCCGGGTTCTGAGTTTCGGGGACTATTTATTGTCTCCCCAGAAACTTGGTTAAAAGACCGTCTTTTCAATCGACAACAGTTCCCAGAGCAAATTCCCACTATCTTAGATGGAGTGGAGGATCTCGAACGCTGGACGCGCCAGCAACTCACGGTTGCTCTGCACCCCACAGACTGGAACGATCTGATGTTAGCTTGTCCCGATGCGGCGGACGCCATTCGCGATGCTAGGGTGCAATTAACCAAGGCGGTGTTTCAACACCCCGCAAACCCCTACGAGTGTTACTTGCTCGACGATCGCGAACAGACAATTCTCAGAAATTTGTTGCAGGTTATCTCGCAAACTACTTATTCTGCCTTAACTCCAACTTGGCAAACCTTTGCGGAGGCGTTTGCACTTCCCGAACAACTCCTTTGGGTAGAGGTGGCGCGCCGTCAAGGTCAATTTTCCCTGTTTTGCGCTCCCCTGGAGTTAGCTTCGATCTTGAGTCCGGTTTGGTTGCAACAGCCGGTGGTTCTAATTGGGGGGGCGCTAGATTTAGAAGCAGAAGCTCAGATTTATCGGGGAAATTTGGGGTTAGGCGATCTGACGTGCGTTAAGTTTTCTCTCGATCGCCATCAAGAACTCATTCATCTCTATTTACCGGAAGGGTTGCCTTTACCGAATACGCCCCAATTTCAACAGGCCTTACTAAAACAGATGCGGTCTTTGCTGGGGGTGAACCGGGAGGTTGCGGGTTTAACGGTTCTGTTGGTTGATGATACGCCGCTTAAGGCGCAAGTGGGTTCGGTTCTCGCGGCAGAGTTTGGCTCGCGGGTTCAGGTGGAAAAAACCTGTTTGGACGATAATGGGATTTTGGTGACGGGTTGGGAGTTTTGGCGGGAACATCAGATGGTTCTTCCGTCTCCGGTGCTGTTGGCGATCGCCACTTTACCCATCCCTTCTTTAGAAAATCCCCTAGTTGCAGCTAGGGTCGCTTATTACAAGCGCCGCCGTTTAGATTGGTTTCGCTTATACCTCTTTCCAACGGCGTTGAATGAATTACAACGCGCGATCGCCCCCGTCCGCGATCGCCAAGGTGTCGTCGCTCTCTTGGATAGCCGCGTGTTGCACCGCAGTTACGGACAGCAAGTCGTTGCCGCTCTCAGTCCTTTAGCTAGAATTAATTATTTAGATACCCAGTGGCTCAGTTACGAAGAATTCGGTTAGCCTAAAGTTTTTCCTGAGCTTCAAAACAGTTGTCGTAAGTTTTATCAAGGTAAGGGGTGTGCTTGCCCTAGCAGACGCTATTATCAATCCATCTGTTTTCTGTTGCAAGTCTTAGGTTATGGGTGAAGCTAAACGTCGTAAGGAAGCGCTCGGAGATAAGTACGGTCAAGAAGCTAACATTTTGCCCTGGGTACCCATTAGCAAAAGCCAAGCTGAACAGTTTGTTAAGTGGACAACAACAGGCGCTTGGTGGGGAATTGGTCTGATGATCGCCCTCTGGGTGACTGTACGCTTTATTGGGCCGGGATTGGGTTGGTGGGAAGTTCAATAACTCGCTTCGC is a window from the Desertifilum tharense IPPAS B-1220 genome containing:
- a CDS encoding DUF2839 domain-containing protein — protein: MGEAKRRKEALGDKYGQEANILPWVPISKSQAEQFVKWTTTGAWWGIGLMIALWVTVRFIGPGLGWWEVQ
- a CDS encoding helicase, which codes for MIEVEVHQQLRAFLRSSGEPSWPHQLTMARLVARALRLGRSALIQTGIFGEYQGRHRLSYLVPVLMWPEPVILVAPPSVQQRLLMVEIPRLQQWIDTPKAIQTGDRWPGSEFRGLFIVSPETWLKDRLFNRQQFPEQIPTILDGVEDLERWTRQQLTVALHPTDWNDLMLACPDAADAIRDARVQLTKAVFQHPANPYECYLLDDREQTILRNLLQVISQTTYSALTPTWQTFAEAFALPEQLLWVEVARRQGQFSLFCAPLELASILSPVWLQQPVVLIGGALDLEAEAQIYRGNLGLGDLTCVKFSLDRHQELIHLYLPEGLPLPNTPQFQQALLKQMRSLLGVNREVAGLTVLLVDDTPLKAQVGSVLAAEFGSRVQVEKTCLDDNGILVTGWEFWREHQMVLPSPVLLAIATLPIPSLENPLVAARVAYYKRRRLDWFRLYLFPTALNELQRAIAPVRDRQGVVALLDSRVLHRSYGQQVVAALSPLARINYLDTQWLSYEEFG